ATACATACAACAGCCCACCCTGCGTACAGCAACAGTGAACGAATCAGCGGGTCAGAAATTTGTCATTGGTCACTGGAAAGACCTCATTATAACCGACTTTGTCGTTTCCACAGCTTGACGGTATCATCTAGGGCATCATCTAGGGCATCATCTAGGGCATCATCTAGGTATCGTTTCCAGACCGCTGCTGTCTTCTACCGCTCAACATGTGGTTCTCAAAGGACGCACCGGGCTAATTAAGACATGTCTGACGTCGCTGTTGGTCCGACGTGACAATCGCGACAGTGGGCGCGCTGTCTCGCattctgtacttgtacttctaTAGTACAGACTCACTACAATCCATCATGGCGGATTAACGAATAATTTTATTTTGACTATTTGCCTAATCAGACTTAAGCCTCAACGGgctcggcagcagcgggAGCAGCAACCTCAGTCTTGACAACGTAAGACTTGACCATGGGCtcggcaacaacagcatcctccttgggctcgaAGATGGTGACGGCATCGGGCAGAGACTTGGGCACACCGGgcttcttggaggtggcggGGTCTCGCATGatcttgaccttgacaCCGAGCACACCCTGTCGCAGCAGAACGTGTCGGGTGGCAGTGTCAATGAAGTCGTTGACGGGCTGACCGGAGTGGATCATGAAACCGTCGGCAAACTTCATGGACTTGGCTCGGGCAGCTCGCAGCTTTCCGGAAacaacaacctcaacaCCCTTGGCGCCGGCGTCCATGACGTATCGGACAACACCGTAAGCGGCTCGTCGGATGGCCAGAccgttgagcagcttgtACTTGACGGACTCGCACTGGGCAACGGCAGACAGACCTCGCTCCTGGACTCGCTCAGCGTAGATGGTGACGGATCCCTCGGGGAGTCGGAATCGCTTCTGGACCAGAGACATGAGCTCTCGGATTCGTCGGCCGTTCTCACCAAGGAccttgttggtgtgggTGGCTCGGACAACAATCTCAGTCTTGGTGGGGGTGAGTCGGACCTCGACGCCGGAGTATCCCTCCTCGGCGAGCTCTCGGGTGAAGAACTCGTTGAGCTCGGCGTAGAAAACACCGTCGGCGACGatctttcgcttcttggaAATGGTGACAGTGGAGGACATtgctgttgtgtgtgtggatgGATTCGCGCAGAATGGGATATTTTGCCTGCTGGGAGGTGAGTCGTGAAAATTCTGAACCTTGTTTTGCCAGTTAGGGCTAAACCCTGTCACGTGTTGAGTCTTTATTGGGAGGTTTGGACGCTTATGTAATGTGCGATTTAGAGATGTGCGGTAATGGTGAGCTTGTGTTTGGCTGTATTGGGAAATtttggttgtttttgggCTGTATTGATCCAGAAAGTGCtcaaaaataataataaaataaataaataaataaaaaccGTCAGGTTTGTATGGTAAAATGGGTATTCGAGATCTAAGACAAGGTAAGTAAAGTAAAGTAAAATTGTAAGGAAAGTCACCCTAGTCTAAATTGTGCGATCTTacaaaaatataaatataataaaaataaaataaaaataaaaataaaaaaaaaaaaaaaaaaataaaaacgAAAAcacataaaaaaacaatatTAAAAACCCCTCAGGTGGAGCGGAGCTACCAGTACAGGTACTCGCATTCTCACTCGCACTCTCTCACTCGATCATTACCAAATAGCCTCCGCCAACTGCATCGTCTGTGTATTACAATTCACGGGAATTAGTTGGGAGTTTTGTTGAAAATGAGGAAGAAAGGGGGACTTTGTAGGGCGCTGGAAGACGCTGGAGGACGCTAGAGGACGCTAGAGGACGCTAGAAATGATTAAATTAGACACAAATCACCAATATAACCATTCTATTGCCTTTATCGtccaccatcaccatgaCACCCACATGACGCCGTTTGCAACTCCCCTTGAGGCCGTGTGCA
This genomic interval from Yarrowia lipolytica chromosome 1E, complete sequence contains the following:
- a CDS encoding 40S ribosomal protein uS3 (Compare to YALI0E23694g, some similarities with uniprot|P05750 Saccharomyces cerevisiae YNL178w RPS3 ribosomal protein S3, similar to Saccharomyces cerevisiae RPS3 (YNL178W); ancestral locus Anc_2.76), yielding MSSTVTISKKRKIVADGVFYAELNEFFTRELAEEGYSGVEVRLTPTKTEIVVRATHTNKVLGENGRRIRELMSLVQKRFRLPEGSVTIYAERVQERGLSAVAQCESVKYKLLNGLAIRRAAYGVVRYVMDAGAKGVEVVVSGKLRAARAKSMKFADGFMIHSGQPVNDFIDTATRHVLLRQGVLGVKVKIMRDPATSKKPGVPKSLPDAVTIFEPKEDAVVAEPMVKSYVVKTEVAAPAAAEPVEA